The following are encoded together in the Arthrobacter sp. Y-9 genome:
- a CDS encoding FUSC family protein — MTRSGALDEAPGDGRAAGGRVRAVGSFFREMLFSIGPAGRDHHPAARVALGLFLPLLLLVLTGRLDLAIFANFSAFTGIYGRNEPHRMRVVTQARAGLLMFGVLMAATLLARQSPGGVLDPWVSVAVTTGVAWACSVIAGLWHLRPAGSLFYIFAFAAVASVPHQPPLWEVALTSILTIALCLGIGLLSRVRPSHRTPLNWKELRRVWRIRVAPAEQRMVWIESVGYIVAPAIAGCVATAVGQALGFGHNYWAMVASVVPLVGHSTRHRVTRGLQRVFGTVVGLAVLGAIVALRPEVWQMVVLIALCQFGVELLITRQYFLAQVLVTPLALLSTLLVAPVEPGALFHDRLIDTVIGSAVGLLVVIAPAVFRRVVASRRA; from the coding sequence GTGACTCGGAGCGGCGCACTGGACGAGGCGCCCGGCGACGGCCGGGCCGCCGGAGGGCGCGTACGGGCCGTGGGCTCGTTCTTCCGGGAGATGCTGTTCAGCATCGGGCCGGCGGGGCGTGATCATCACCCGGCCGCCCGCGTGGCGCTCGGGCTCTTCCTGCCACTGCTCCTGCTGGTCCTGACGGGACGTCTGGACCTTGCGATCTTTGCCAACTTCTCCGCGTTCACGGGCATCTACGGCCGTAACGAACCGCACCGGATGCGTGTGGTCACGCAGGCGCGGGCCGGTCTCCTCATGTTCGGGGTGCTCATGGCCGCGACGCTCCTGGCCCGGCAGAGCCCCGGTGGGGTCCTCGACCCCTGGGTCAGCGTCGCCGTCACCACCGGCGTCGCGTGGGCCTGTTCGGTGATCGCGGGGCTGTGGCATCTGCGGCCCGCGGGTTCCCTGTTCTACATCTTCGCCTTCGCGGCCGTCGCGTCCGTGCCGCATCAGCCGCCCCTCTGGGAGGTGGCCCTGACCTCGATCCTGACGATCGCCCTGTGCCTCGGCATCGGCCTCCTGTCCCGGGTCAGGCCGTCCCATCGCACGCCGCTGAACTGGAAAGAGCTGCGGAGGGTCTGGCGGATCCGGGTGGCTCCCGCGGAACAGCGCATGGTGTGGATCGAGTCCGTGGGATACATCGTGGCGCCGGCCATCGCGGGCTGTGTCGCGACGGCGGTGGGCCAGGCGCTCGGCTTCGGGCACAACTACTGGGCCATGGTCGCGTCCGTGGTGCCGCTCGTGGGGCATTCCACCCGGCATCGTGTGACCCGCGGTCTTCAGCGTGTGTTCGGCACCGTGGTGGGTCTCGCCGTGCTCGGCGCGATCGTGGCGCTCCGGCCGGAGGTGTGGCAGATGGTGGTGCTCATCGCGCTGTGCCAGTTCGGCGTCGAACTCCTGATCACCCGGCAGTACTTCCTGGCACAGGTGCTCGTGACCCCGCTGGCCTTGCTGTCCACGCTCCTGGTCGCTCCGGTGGAGCCGGGTGCGCTGTTCCACGACCGGCTCATCGACACCGTGATCGGATCGGCTGTCGGCTTGCTCGTGGTGATCGCGCCGGCGGTGTTCCGGCGGGTTGTGGCGTCCCGGCGGGCGTGA
- the rlmN gene encoding 23S rRNA (adenine(2503)-C(2))-methyltransferase RlmN: protein MASSPRNPSSETPSNGKASARPARAGVVPAKIQGSAHGEAVAKVALTEDRPQVRPAAEGWEQARTTEGRPLLQFASPRVKQPPQHLADMTLDERAAKLKELGLPAFRAKQLSTHYFQHWTTDPEQMSDLPKAGREELVEAMFPPLLTQVRRLRTDDGNTIKFLWRLFDGALVESVLMRYPGRITLCVSSQAGCGMNCPFCATGQAGLTRNMSTAEIVDQVVAANRAIAAGELGEKEHDDERVTNIVFMGMGEPLANYKRVMAAVHRFVDPSPQGLGMSARNITVSTVGLVPAIRKLADEDVPVTFALSLHAPDDELRDELIPVNNRWNVDEAIDAAYDYFRKTGRRVSIEYALIKDMNDHAWRAALLAKKLNRRGRGWVHVNPIPLNPTPGSIWTASEPEIQDLFVATLRDAGVPTTLRDTRGKEIDGACGQLAAAE from the coding sequence ATGGCTTCCTCACCCCGTAACCCCAGCTCCGAAACGCCCAGCAACGGCAAGGCTTCCGCGCGCCCGGCGCGTGCCGGCGTCGTGCCCGCCAAAATCCAGGGTTCGGCACACGGTGAAGCGGTCGCGAAGGTGGCCCTCACCGAGGACCGCCCGCAGGTCCGCCCCGCGGCCGAAGGCTGGGAGCAGGCCCGCACCACCGAGGGCCGCCCGCTCCTGCAGTTCGCCTCGCCGCGCGTGAAGCAACCGCCGCAGCACCTCGCGGACATGACCCTGGACGAGCGCGCCGCGAAGCTCAAGGAGCTAGGACTGCCCGCCTTCCGCGCCAAGCAGCTCTCCACGCACTACTTCCAGCACTGGACCACGGACCCCGAGCAGATGAGCGATCTGCCGAAGGCCGGCCGTGAGGAACTGGTCGAGGCCATGTTCCCGCCGCTCCTGACGCAGGTCCGCCGCCTCCGGACGGATGACGGCAACACCATCAAGTTCCTCTGGCGGCTGTTCGACGGCGCGCTGGTCGAGTCCGTGCTCATGCGCTACCCCGGCCGCATCACCCTCTGCGTCTCCTCCCAGGCGGGCTGCGGCATGAACTGCCCGTTCTGCGCCACGGGCCAGGCCGGCCTGACCCGCAATATGTCCACGGCGGAGATCGTGGACCAGGTGGTGGCCGCGAACCGTGCCATCGCCGCGGGCGAGCTGGGCGAGAAGGAGCACGACGACGAGCGCGTCACCAACATCGTCTTCATGGGCATGGGTGAGCCGCTGGCCAATTACAAGCGCGTCATGGCGGCGGTGCACCGCTTCGTCGACCCGTCCCCGCAGGGCCTCGGCATGAGCGCCCGCAACATCACGGTGTCCACGGTCGGGCTGGTACCGGCGATCCGTAAGCTCGCGGACGAGGATGTCCCCGTGACGTTCGCGCTGTCCCTGCACGCCCCGGACGACGAGCTCCGGGACGAGCTGATCCCCGTCAACAACCGCTGGAACGTGGACGAGGCGATCGACGCCGCGTACGACTACTTCCGCAAGACCGGCCGCCGCGTGAGCATCGAGTATGCGCTCATCAAGGACATGAACGACCATGCCTGGCGTGCCGCGCTCCTGGCCAAGAAGCTCAACCGGCGTGGCCGGGGCTGGGTCCACGTGAACCCGATCCCGCTGAACCCGACCCCCGGCTCGATCTGGACGGCCTCCGAGCCGGAGATCCAGGACCTCTTCGTCGCCACCCTGCGCGACGCCGGCGTGCCCACCACGCTGCGGGACACCCGCGGCAAGGAGATCGACGGCGCCTGCGGGCAGCTCGCCGCGGCGGAGTAA
- a CDS encoding ATP-binding protein, with the protein MSIPVLLPIGDDINPGQMRLARVQLVNWGTFHGAHVMHVDRRGTLLTGNSGVGKSTLFDAMLRVFDARPRSNEAAAARMGGAVDDKRTTYTYMRGKVGDRATTDGATSAFQRPGATWSAVALTFDNAAGTTVTLSALFDLPKNGTEANVGRHYMIDSVPLDVDVLETLAHKRFTRSALEDAFPGAQVFDVHRTFAERFRRILGIGSDQALPLLRVIQAGKGLGGSVNTFFRDQVLDPPATLDAADAVVEEFSNLISIRQRLEDVRLQRDDLAPVPQLNKDYARHLLEANRLRTLGGTEFDAQRQALAVVVHENTVARLKALAADKAQALKAERMSRDALAAQLRELELDYNNQGGNAIASIEAGLENARLAQRLRRDLETTVQKQLRDAGLELQWTAEGWAQAHQQAERRSAELTGDAESLKALRFEAFDAHATAKRELEEAGKELRSLQSGTSLMPQPALENRAAIAAALEVEISELPFAGELMDLLPEEDRWRPAAERALRNLATTLLVPGELFTRVTEFLDGTTIRGALRAVDVSRVLPGAEAALSAVEPRDLLAKLRFLETGLTPARETAVEWLRERIALDYAYPCVEDPAELAGLERGLSLGGVVKRNSHTVEKDDRFAARRDFVLGFDNASKVAMVQDRIAELRETLKAAETVAQDREDSHQGVARQLEALRRVAADHREWSEVSAEVAAEEVQRLERRLADALAAQADLEPLRAKVEQTRRQHQESTEAAAVLQNEYKALDAQLVSADKLLAAARKRVAENPPSPETVEALAPRFEEMGEFGDIAELDLAAVRVRSALQDELHWAESAAQATAERLTRIFDSFARRWGGTVSADHGTGIGAAPDYEQRYHAIVRDGLPAQEEEFRAFFNQRTHESFSTLLHLLDEERRAITSRILPLNGILAGVDFHEGSHLELDIKQTVPPSAKAFKDAISRALRVRPARGAEAASEGAPGATADDDELTIRYKTLENLVTRLSSQAPEDRRWRAEVLDVRGHLFIACKEHRMVQVEGEEPRAEVFMHSDTGSMSGGERQRFTAFIMAAALSYQLGIAEQGFTSYGTVMMDEAFVLASEEFAGQGIAALHEFGFQLLLAAPENVIDLSRHLGSVTEILRDRRTNRSGVLPIGGKAAPGQPRSEANPVDIRLG; encoded by the coding sequence ATGAGCATCCCCGTGCTGCTGCCCATCGGTGACGACATCAACCCGGGCCAGATGCGACTGGCGAGGGTCCAGCTCGTCAACTGGGGCACGTTCCACGGCGCCCATGTCATGCACGTCGACCGCCGCGGCACCCTCCTGACCGGCAACTCCGGCGTCGGCAAGTCCACGCTCTTCGACGCCATGCTCCGCGTGTTCGACGCCCGGCCCCGTTCCAACGAGGCCGCCGCGGCCCGGATGGGCGGCGCGGTGGACGATAAGCGCACCACCTACACCTACATGCGCGGCAAGGTCGGCGACCGCGCCACCACGGACGGCGCCACGAGCGCGTTCCAGCGGCCGGGCGCCACCTGGTCGGCCGTCGCGCTGACCTTCGACAATGCCGCCGGCACCACGGTGACGCTCTCCGCCCTCTTCGACCTGCCGAAGAACGGCACCGAGGCCAATGTGGGCCGCCACTACATGATCGACTCCGTCCCGCTCGACGTGGACGTGCTGGAGACCCTGGCGCACAAACGCTTCACGCGCTCGGCCCTTGAGGACGCCTTCCCCGGCGCACAGGTGTTCGACGTGCACCGCACCTTCGCCGAACGGTTCCGGCGCATCCTCGGCATCGGCAGCGACCAGGCCCTGCCGCTCCTGCGCGTCATCCAGGCCGGCAAGGGTCTCGGCGGCAGCGTCAACACCTTCTTCCGTGACCAGGTCCTCGACCCGCCCGCCACGCTGGACGCCGCGGACGCCGTCGTGGAGGAGTTCAGCAACCTCATCTCGATCCGTCAGCGGCTCGAGGACGTCCGCCTCCAGCGCGATGATCTCGCCCCCGTCCCGCAGCTGAACAAGGACTACGCCCGCCACCTGCTGGAAGCCAACCGCCTCCGGACCCTGGGCGGCACCGAGTTCGACGCGCAGCGGCAGGCGCTCGCCGTCGTCGTGCATGAGAACACCGTGGCGCGGCTCAAGGCGCTCGCCGCGGACAAGGCGCAGGCGCTCAAGGCCGAGCGGATGAGCCGCGACGCGCTCGCCGCGCAGCTGCGCGAGCTGGAACTCGACTACAACAACCAGGGCGGCAACGCGATCGCCTCGATCGAGGCGGGTCTGGAGAACGCGCGGCTGGCGCAGCGGCTCCGTCGTGACCTCGAGACGACCGTGCAGAAGCAACTGCGCGACGCCGGTCTGGAACTCCAGTGGACGGCCGAGGGCTGGGCGCAGGCGCACCAGCAGGCCGAGCGGCGCAGCGCCGAGCTGACGGGCGACGCCGAATCCCTCAAGGCGCTCCGCTTCGAGGCTTTCGACGCCCACGCCACCGCCAAGCGCGAGCTGGAGGAGGCCGGGAAGGAGCTGCGGTCCCTGCAGTCGGGCACGTCGCTCATGCCGCAGCCCGCCCTCGAGAACCGGGCCGCGATCGCCGCGGCGCTGGAGGTCGAGATCTCGGAGCTGCCGTTCGCCGGCGAGCTGATGGACCTGCTCCCCGAGGAGGACCGGTGGCGTCCCGCCGCCGAGCGCGCCCTGCGCAATCTCGCCACCACGCTCCTCGTCCCGGGCGAGCTGTTCACCCGCGTGACCGAATTCCTGGACGGCACCACGATCCGCGGGGCCCTGCGCGCCGTCGACGTCTCCCGCGTCCTGCCCGGCGCGGAAGCGGCCCTGTCCGCCGTGGAACCCCGGGACCTGCTGGCGAAGCTGCGCTTCCTGGAGACCGGGCTGACACCGGCCCGGGAGACGGCCGTCGAGTGGCTGCGCGAGCGGATCGCGCTGGACTACGCGTATCCGTGCGTGGAGGACCCGGCCGAGCTCGCCGGGCTGGAACGCGGCCTGTCGCTGGGCGGCGTGGTCAAGCGCAACAGCCACACCGTGGAGAAGGACGACCGCTTCGCCGCGCGTCGTGACTTCGTGCTCGGCTTCGACAACGCCAGCAAGGTCGCCATGGTCCAGGACCGGATCGCCGAGCTGCGGGAGACCCTCAAAGCCGCGGAGACCGTGGCCCAGGACCGCGAGGATTCGCACCAGGGTGTGGCCCGGCAGCTCGAGGCTCTGCGCCGGGTCGCCGCGGACCACCGCGAGTGGAGCGAGGTCTCCGCGGAGGTCGCGGCCGAGGAGGTGCAGCGGCTGGAGCGGCGTCTGGCCGATGCGCTCGCGGCCCAGGCCGATCTGGAGCCCCTGCGGGCCAAGGTCGAGCAGACCCGGAGGCAGCACCAGGAGAGCACCGAGGCCGCGGCCGTCCTCCAGAACGAGTACAAGGCGCTGGACGCCCAGCTCGTCTCCGCGGACAAGCTGCTCGCCGCCGCCCGCAAGCGCGTGGCGGAGAACCCGCCGTCGCCCGAGACCGTGGAGGCGCTCGCCCCGCGGTTCGAGGAGATGGGGGAGTTCGGGGACATCGCCGAGCTCGACCTGGCCGCCGTGCGCGTGCGCTCCGCCCTGCAGGACGAGCTGCACTGGGCCGAAAGTGCCGCGCAGGCCACGGCCGAGCGCCTGACCAGGATCTTCGACTCGTTCGCCCGCCGCTGGGGCGGCACCGTCTCGGCGGATCACGGCACTGGGATCGGGGCCGCGCCGGACTACGAACAGCGCTACCACGCGATCGTCCGGGACGGTCTGCCCGCTCAGGAGGAGGAGTTCCGGGCCTTCTTCAACCAGCGCACCCACGAGTCCTTCTCCACCCTGCTGCACCTTCTGGACGAGGAACGGCGCGCCATCACGAGCCGCATCCTGCCGCTCAACGGCATCCTCGCCGGTGTGGACTTCCATGAGGGCAGCCACCTGGAACTCGACATCAAGCAGACGGTCCCGCCGAGCGCCAAGGCGTTCAAGGACGCCATCTCGCGGGCGCTGCGGGTCCGGCCTGCGCGCGGCGCGGAGGCGGCTTCCGAGGGTGCGCCCGGCGCCACGGCCGACGACGACGAGCTCACCATCCGCTACAAGACCCTCGAGAATCTGGTCACCAGGCTCTCCTCCCAGGCGCCGGAGGATCGCCGCTGGCGGGCGGAGGTCCTGGACGTCCGAGGGCACCTGTTCATCGCGTGCAAGGAGCACCGCATGGTCCAGGTGGAGGGCGAGGAGCCCCGGGCCGAGGTGTTCATGCACTCGGACACCGGCTCCATGTCCGGTGGCGAGCGGCAGCGGTTCACGGCGTTCATCATGGCGGCGGCCCTGAGCTACCAGCTGGGCATCGCGGAGCAGGGCTTCACGAGCTACGGCACCGTGATGATGGACGAGGCGTTCGTGCTGGCCAGCGAGGAGTTCGCGGGTCAGGGCATCGCCGCGCTGCACGAGTTCGGCTTCCAGCTGCTCCTGGCGGCGCCGGAGAACGTGATCGATCTCTCACGCCACCTCGGATCCGTCACGGAGATCCTGCGGGACCGCCGCACGAACCGCTCGGGCGTCCTGCCGATCGGGGGCAAGGCCGCCCCAGGTCAGCCCCGGAGTGAGGCGAACCCCGTGGACATCCGGCTGGGGTAG
- a CDS encoding DUF4194 domain-containing protein — translation MSEQIHGVDARDTFVDGAELYPGDTGVLPLRLRHALVRLLKGPYVDGGRDEKLWTTLTDHQQVLRSRLSELFLTLHLDHERKIAVLRPVDPELLGGNARSSLLRQQRALSRVETIVLLRLRLLLDRHSEAQTEPTVTLEEIAEIVAHYQPAAEQDAYRDAKTVQAAVEKLRARQLLLPTGLENVYGISGALPLALPFDSITAITAQLERLQHATEDAVGTQALLDIDDAGDVDAEPDDADSDVADSDVADSDVADVAQPTDEPGTHEEEQA, via the coding sequence ATGAGCGAGCAGATCCACGGCGTCGACGCCCGGGACACCTTCGTGGACGGAGCCGAGCTCTACCCCGGCGACACCGGCGTCCTCCCTCTGCGGCTCCGTCATGCCCTCGTGCGCCTGCTCAAGGGTCCCTATGTGGACGGCGGGCGCGACGAGAAGCTGTGGACCACGCTGACCGATCATCAGCAGGTCCTCCGGTCGCGCCTCTCGGAGCTGTTCCTGACCCTGCACCTGGACCACGAACGCAAGATCGCCGTCCTGCGCCCGGTGGACCCGGAGCTGCTCGGCGGCAACGCCCGGTCCAGCCTGCTCCGGCAGCAGCGGGCGCTCAGCCGCGTGGAGACCATCGTCCTGCTGCGCCTCCGGCTCCTCCTCGACCGGCACAGCGAGGCCCAGACGGAGCCCACGGTCACCCTGGAGGAGATCGCGGAGATCGTGGCGCACTACCAGCCCGCCGCGGAGCAGGACGCGTACCGGGACGCCAAGACCGTCCAGGCCGCCGTCGAGAAGCTCCGCGCCCGCCAGCTCCTCCTGCCGACCGGTCTGGAGAACGTCTACGGCATCAGCGGCGCCCTGCCGCTGGCCCTCCCGTTCGACAGCATCACCGCCATCACGGCCCAGCTGGAAAGACTCCAGCACGCCACGGAGGACGCGGTGGGCACCCAGGCGCTCCTGGACATCGACGACGCCGGTGACGTCGACGCGGAGCCGGACGACGCCGACTCGGACGTCGCCGACTCGGACGTCGCCGACTCGGACGTCGCCGACGTCGCCCAGCCCACTGACGAGCCCGGAACCCATGAGGAGGAGCAGGCATGA
- a CDS encoding DUF3375 family protein translates to MDTTDLSRRLATLEVLTKGPAWALTRSAPWVIAVLQSTFTRTRPSLTLEEFHAELDLCLEQLRATDPTVAGANTGRTVADEWTRRKFVTRRHHSGHIVYELTEAASRVLAFLESLSSPRSTLTGSRLGTLLNDVEKLAHETNPDQTARLESLREEIQEREELIRGITSGELDGLLDEDEAVEATENILDLAASLPADYKKMRDSIEDLVGKLRNQIIEESLTKGATMAQVLEQDRILRQSPEGRTFRSFTAFLEDPQQQLRFRSAIAEVLSRQFADTLAAEDRETLKSLVSELRNQHAQIQRIYGKLSESLNTYVQSDDFRHSLRLRQALRQAEQAVRGLPYERDKPGFAAAPELFGGVLESISMVQLFDPDEFEEPPRLADPIDFAEQDRTRAPRTPKAKPALIRTALAGAQTVGGAWSALPPQERHINSIRALLSEALNSGAAFSAGGQENVEFEQVDGSLRAATVPLVTLPGSAGGTAVEGAHAPDTPGGPATQTSSTKRRQRKKEGQE, encoded by the coding sequence GTGGACACCACGGACCTCTCGCGACGGCTCGCCACGCTCGAAGTGCTGACCAAAGGCCCCGCCTGGGCGCTGACACGATCGGCCCCCTGGGTGATCGCCGTCCTGCAGTCCACCTTCACCCGGACCCGGCCGAGCCTGACCCTCGAGGAGTTCCACGCGGAACTCGACCTCTGCCTGGAACAGCTGCGCGCCACCGACCCGACGGTCGCGGGCGCGAACACCGGACGCACCGTGGCCGATGAGTGGACGCGCCGGAAGTTCGTGACCCGACGGCACCACTCCGGGCACATCGTCTACGAACTCACCGAAGCGGCGTCCCGCGTGCTCGCCTTCCTGGAGAGTCTCAGCTCGCCCCGCTCCACGCTCACCGGCTCCCGTCTCGGCACGCTGCTGAACGATGTCGAGAAGCTGGCCCACGAGACCAACCCGGACCAGACGGCACGCCTGGAGTCCCTCCGCGAGGAGATCCAGGAACGCGAGGAACTGATCCGCGGCATCACCTCCGGTGAGCTCGACGGGCTGCTGGACGAGGATGAGGCCGTGGAAGCCACGGAGAACATCCTGGACCTCGCCGCGAGCCTCCCGGCCGACTACAAGAAGATGCGCGACAGCATCGAGGACCTGGTGGGCAAGCTCCGTAACCAGATCATCGAGGAGTCCCTGACCAAGGGCGCCACGATGGCCCAGGTGCTGGAACAGGACCGCATCCTCCGCCAGAGCCCCGAGGGCAGGACCTTCCGCTCCTTCACCGCGTTCCTTGAGGACCCTCAGCAGCAGTTGCGGTTCCGCTCGGCGATCGCCGAGGTGCTGAGCCGTCAGTTCGCGGACACCCTCGCCGCCGAGGACCGCGAGACCCTCAAGAGCCTCGTCTCTGAGCTCCGGAACCAGCACGCGCAGATCCAGCGGATCTATGGCAAGCTCTCCGAGAGCCTCAACACCTATGTGCAGAGCGACGATTTCCGGCATTCGCTCCGCCTCCGGCAGGCGCTCCGGCAGGCAGAACAGGCCGTCCGCGGCCTTCCCTATGAACGGGACAAGCCGGGCTTCGCGGCCGCGCCGGAGCTGTTCGGCGGCGTGCTGGAATCGATCTCCATGGTGCAGCTGTTCGACCCAGACGAATTCGAGGAGCCGCCACGGCTGGCGGATCCCATCGACTTCGCCGAGCAGGACCGGACCCGCGCGCCGCGGACGCCGAAGGCCAAACCGGCGCTGATCCGGACCGCCCTGGCCGGGGCGCAGACGGTGGGCGGGGCCTGGTCCGCCCTCCCGCCCCAGGAACGGCACATCAACTCGATCCGTGCCCTGCTGTCCGAAGCGCTCAACTCCGGGGCGGCGTTCTCCGCCGGCGGCCAGGAGAACGTGGAGTTCGAGCAGGTGGACGGCAGCCTGCGCGCCGCGACGGTGCCGCTCGTGACGCTGCCGGGCAGTGCCGGCGGCACCGCCGTCGAAGGCGCGCATGCGCCGGACACGCCAGGTGGGCCGGCGACGCAGACGTCGAGCACCAAGCGCAGGCAACGCAAGAAGGAAGGACAGGAATGA
- a CDS encoding RNA-binding S4 domain-containing protein — MAAPSGTSSLSKSAPNAVRVDAWLWAVRAYKTRSAATAACRAGHVRLNGNPVKASQIVIPGDEVRIRMPGYERILEVRQLIAKRVGAEAASHAFTDRTPPRPLAPQLGIPVRDRGTGRPTKKDRREMDRLRGN, encoded by the coding sequence ATGGCTGCCCCTTCCGGGACCTCGTCCCTCTCCAAGTCCGCGCCCAACGCCGTCCGAGTGGATGCGTGGCTCTGGGCCGTGCGCGCCTACAAGACCCGCTCCGCGGCCACGGCGGCCTGCCGGGCGGGCCACGTCCGGCTGAACGGGAATCCGGTCAAGGCGTCACAGATCGTGATCCCCGGCGATGAGGTCCGCATCCGCATGCCCGGCTACGAGCGCATCCTCGAGGTGCGCCAGCTGATCGCCAAGCGCGTGGGGGCGGAGGCGGCGTCGCACGCGTTCACGGACCGCACTCCGCCGCGCCCGCTGGCCCCGCAGCTCGGCATCCCGGTCCGGGACCGGGGCACCGGACGCCCCACCAAGAAGGACCGCCGCGAGATGGACCGCCTGCGGGGGAACTGA
- a CDS encoding AsnC family transcriptional regulator gives MTENAEISEVDLALAGALEVNPRAEWSVLGATLGLAPTTVSRRWAALSARGEAWVTLAPGPRYLDAGSSAFLFLSTAPKRQEAVLDALCASPTFGTVSRMTGEFDVMADCFAPDYDELMDAVSGVLSGLPGVSRWEVVLATRLHREGAQWRLGTLDPGQERALGGGPAGRRPGRLGAVDAALVAALSEDGRAGWEKLAARVGVSPQTARRRTEQLLAGGHVTLRCDFSTAFRPRHREVTIVLSVPAAHLEQAGRFFADQPSCRVSAQVLGRGNLLATFWVRDLLEVHALELRVLQQIPSAVVLGRQAVVRTDKRSGHRLDRAGRSIGVVPLPLGG, from the coding sequence ATGACCGAAAATGCCGAAATATCCGAAGTCGACCTCGCGCTCGCGGGTGCCTTGGAGGTCAATCCGCGCGCGGAGTGGTCCGTGCTCGGGGCCACGCTCGGTCTGGCGCCCACCACCGTCTCCCGCCGTTGGGCAGCGCTGAGCGCGCGGGGCGAGGCCTGGGTCACCCTCGCCCCGGGACCCCGCTATCTGGACGCGGGCTCTTCGGCCTTCCTCTTCCTCTCCACCGCCCCGAAGCGCCAGGAGGCGGTGCTCGACGCGCTCTGCGCCAGCCCCACCTTCGGGACGGTCTCGCGGATGACGGGCGAGTTCGACGTCATGGCGGACTGCTTCGCCCCGGACTATGACGAGCTCATGGACGCGGTCTCCGGCGTCCTGTCCGGGCTGCCGGGGGTGAGCCGCTGGGAGGTGGTCCTGGCGACCCGCCTCCATCGGGAGGGCGCCCAGTGGCGGCTCGGAACCCTGGATCCGGGCCAGGAGCGGGCGCTGGGCGGCGGCCCGGCCGGCCGCAGGCCTGGCAGGCTCGGCGCCGTGGATGCGGCCCTGGTGGCCGCGCTGAGTGAGGACGGCCGGGCGGGCTGGGAGAAGCTGGCGGCCCGGGTGGGGGTGTCCCCGCAGACCGCGCGACGGCGGACCGAACAGCTCCTCGCCGGTGGTCACGTGACGCTGCGGTGCGATTTCTCCACGGCCTTCCGCCCACGCCACCGGGAGGTGACGATCGTGCTGAGCGTGCCCGCGGCGCACCTCGAGCAGGCGGGCCGGTTCTTCGCGGACCAGCCCAGCTGCCGGGTGAGCGCGCAGGTCCTCGGACGCGGCAACCTCCTCGCCACGTTCTGGGTGCGGGACCTTCTGGAAGTCCACGCCCTCGAACTGCGGGTGCTCCAGCAGATCCCGAGCGCCGTCGTGCTCGGGCGACAGGCCGTGGTGCGGACGGACAAGAGGTCCGGGCACCGGCTGGATCGGGCGGGGCGTTCGATCGGCGTGGTGCCACTGCCGCTGGGAGGGTGA